The following proteins come from a genomic window of Sulfolobales archaeon:
- the kae1 gene encoding KEOPS complex N(6)-L-threonylcarbamoyladenine synthase Kae1: protein MRRVLGIESTAHTIGIGIAVEEPPYIVANAKSTYIPEKGGIHPRESSRYLAEKAPEVLREALKRAGLSMDDIDAVAVALGPGLGPSLRVGATLARALAIYYGKPLVPVNHAVAHIEIGLITTGARDPVVVYLSGGNTAIIAHHSRRYRVFGETLDIALGNLLDTFAREAGLGPPYVVNGIHVVDRCAEKGSRFIPELPYIVKGQDLSFAGLLTASLRALGRGASLEDICYTLREIAYSMVVEVTERCVSHTRKREILVVGGVAASPYLREKMEWASKHHKASLYVVPPEYAVDNGAMIAWTGLLAYRSGVRIAVEESYIRPRWRVDEVDTPWRD, encoded by the coding sequence ATGAGGAGAGTCCTTGGAATCGAATCCACAGCCCATACAATAGGCATCGGAATAGCTGTTGAAGAGCCCCCATACATAGTTGCTAATGCGAAAAGCACATATATTCCTGAGAAGGGTGGGATACATCCTAGAGAGTCATCGAGATATCTTGCTGAGAAGGCTCCAGAGGTTCTTAGAGAGGCTCTTAAGAGGGCCGGACTATCTATGGATGATATAGACGCTGTAGCAGTAGCTCTTGGCCCTGGGCTTGGGCCTAGTCTGAGGGTTGGCGCGACCCTTGCAAGGGCGTTAGCGATATACTATGGAAAACCCCTTGTACCTGTGAACCACGCTGTTGCCCACATAGAGATTGGACTTATAACCACTGGTGCAAGGGATCCTGTTGTGGTCTACCTCTCTGGTGGCAATACAGCTATTATAGCTCATCATAGTAGGAGATATAGGGTGTTTGGCGAGACCCTCGACATAGCTCTTGGAAATCTCCTAGACACATTTGCTAGGGAAGCTGGGCTTGGACCTCCATATGTTGTTAACGGGATCCATGTTGTTGATAGATGTGCTGAGAAGGGTTCTAGATTTATTCCAGAGCTTCCCTACATAGTTAAAGGCCAGGATCTATCTTTCGCAGGGCTCTTAACAGCATCTCTCAGGGCTCTTGGGAGAGGGGCTAGTCTAGAGGATATATGCTATACGCTGAGGGAGATAGCATATTCAATGGTTGTCGAGGTTACTGAGAGATGTGTATCCCATACTAGGAAGAGGGAGATCCTGGTTGTTGGTGGTGTAGCTGCGAGCCCGTATCTAAGGGAGAAGATGGAGTGGGCTTCTAAGCATCACAAGGCATCTCTCTATGTAGTGCCACCTGAATATGCTGTTGATAACGGTGCTATGATAGCATGGACAGGTCTTCTAGCATATAGGAGTGGTGTTAGAATAGCTGTTGAGGAGAGCTATATAAGGCCTAGGTGGAGGGTTGATGAGGTAGATACTCCTTGGAGGGATTAA